The following coding sequences are from one Gemmatimonadota bacterium window:
- a CDS encoding acyl-CoA dehydrogenase: MSETLTTAAPLSVLSEEEQLFRQTVRDFAETEVKPHVMEMDEAAKFNPDLITRFFDLGLMGIEVPESLGGAGGSIFLATLAIEELARVDASAAIYVDVQNTLVNNALARWGTDEQKQRLFPRMTTSLLGAYALSEPASGSDAFALQCKAELKGDHWELTGRKFWITNGDEAGIFIVFANADFSKGYKGITAFLIERDFPGFSVGKKEKKLGIRASSTTELILENCRVPLTNVLGPVGLGYKVAIETLNEGRIGIGAQMIGIGQGALDCCVAYIRERKQFGRAIADFQGVQFQIAQMKVELEASRLMVYNAARLKDAGQPFIEEAAMAKLFSAQATNRLAGQVLDLFGGYGYSKEYPAEKFYRDAKIGTIYEGTSNMQLQTIAKAMLK; the protein is encoded by the coding sequence ATGTCCGAGACCCTAACGACCGCCGCGCCGCTCTCAGTCCTGTCCGAGGAAGAGCAGCTCTTCCGCCAAACCGTCCGCGATTTCGCCGAAACCGAAGTGAAGCCGCACGTGATGGAGATGGACGAGGCCGCCAAGTTCAATCCCGACTTGATCACGAGGTTCTTTGACCTCGGCCTGATGGGCATCGAGGTGCCCGAGTCGTTGGGCGGCGCGGGCGGCTCGATCTTTCTGGCCACCCTGGCGATCGAGGAACTCGCCCGGGTCGACGCCTCCGCCGCCATCTACGTCGACGTGCAAAACACGCTCGTCAACAACGCCCTGGCGCGATGGGGCACCGACGAGCAAAAGCAGCGACTGTTTCCCCGCATGACCACCAGCCTGCTGGGCGCCTATGCCTTGTCGGAGCCGGCCAGCGGCAGCGACGCCTTCGCGCTCCAATGCAAGGCGGAGTTGAAGGGCGATCACTGGGAGCTCACCGGCCGAAAGTTCTGGATCACGAACGGGGATGAGGCGGGGATCTTCATCGTGTTCGCCAACGCCGACTTTTCGAAGGGGTACAAGGGCATCACCGCCTTCCTGATCGAACGCGATTTCCCTGGGTTCTCCGTTGGCAAGAAGGAGAAGAAGCTCGGCATTCGGGCCTCGAGCACCACCGAACTGATCCTCGAGAACTGCCGGGTGCCGCTCACCAACGTGCTCGGACCAGTCGGGCTCGGATATAAGGTGGCGATCGAGACGCTCAACGAGGGCCGGATCGGGATCGGAGCCCAGATGATCGGGATCGGACAAGGCGCCCTCGATTGTTGCGTTGCCTACATCAGGGAGCGGAAGCAGTTTGGCCGGGCCATTGCCGATTTCCAGGGCGTGCAGTTTCAGATTGCCCAGATGAAAGTTGAACTCGAAGCCAGCCGGCTGATGGTGTATAACGCCGCCCGTCTCAAAGATGCCGGACAGCCGTTCATTGAAGAGGCCGCGATGGCCAAGCTCTTCAGCGCTCAGGCCACCAACCGGTTGGCCGGCCAAGTGCTCGACTTGTTTGGCGGATATGGCTACTCGAAGGAGTACCCCGCGGAGAAGTTCTACCGAGACGCCAAAATTGGCACGATTTACGAGGGTACCAGCAACATGCAGTTGCAGACCATCGCCAAGGCCATGCTGAAGTAA
- a CDS encoding bifunctional homocysteine S-methyltransferase/methylenetetrahydrofolate reductase, producing the protein MPTLHELIADGKVHVFDGAMGTMLYGRGVFVNVCFDELAIRRPDLVRDIHREYVRAGAEVIETNTFGANQFKLAHYGLGDETERINTAAARIAKEAAGTQAAVVGAIGPLGVRLEPFGELSLADARAAFGRQARGLVEGGVDGFILETFADLNEIRAALEAVRGVSDLPIIAQMTVGEDGLTAYGTAPETFGPALVAAGADVVGVNCSVGPQTILEVVERLAAVVQVPVSAQPNAGLPREVADRKIYMASPEYVAEYARRMVEAGARFVGGCCGTTPDHTKAMKSYVRSVAPRHVNVVSPTENTPAGADPIPLGQRSRYGGKLARGEFITTVEIVPPRGTDPAPMFDQCRALKAAGVDAVNVPDGPRAQSRMGALLSGLMIEREVGIETVVHYACRDRNLLGMLSDLLGAAAAGLRNLLLVTGDPPKMGPYPDATAVFDIDSIGLTNLVAQLNRGLDPGRNPLGKPTSFVIGVGCNPATVDPERELRRLAWKVEAGAEFAITQPVFDVAQLDRFLKQVESFKIPIIAGIWPLVSLRNAEFLANEVPGVTVPESVLTRMRIASDKGKEAALAEGVLIGREMLAAVRDRVQGAQVSAPLGRVPVVLDVLAGSRVG; encoded by the coding sequence ATGCCGACCCTGCACGAGTTGATCGCCGACGGCAAAGTCCACGTCTTCGACGGCGCCATGGGCACGATGCTTTATGGCCGCGGCGTCTTCGTGAACGTCTGCTTCGACGAGCTCGCCATCCGGCGGCCGGATCTGGTCCGCGATATCCACCGGGAATACGTTCGGGCCGGCGCCGAAGTGATCGAGACCAACACCTTCGGCGCCAACCAGTTCAAGCTGGCGCACTATGGGTTGGGCGACGAGACCGAGCGGATCAACACGGCGGCCGCCCGGATCGCCAAGGAAGCCGCCGGGACCCAAGCTGCCGTGGTCGGCGCCATCGGCCCGCTCGGCGTCCGGCTCGAACCGTTCGGCGAGTTGTCGCTGGCCGATGCCCGAGCGGCCTTTGGGCGCCAAGCCCGCGGGTTGGTCGAGGGCGGGGTCGACGGGTTCATCCTGGAGACCTTCGCGGACCTGAACGAAATCAGGGCCGCCCTCGAAGCGGTTCGGGGCGTCAGCGACCTGCCGATCATCGCCCAGATGACGGTGGGCGAGGACGGGTTGACGGCCTATGGCACGGCGCCGGAGACCTTTGGACCCGCGTTGGTGGCGGCGGGCGCCGACGTGGTGGGAGTCAACTGCTCGGTCGGCCCCCAGACGATCCTCGAAGTCGTCGAGCGGCTGGCCGCCGTGGTCCAGGTGCCGGTCAGCGCCCAGCCTAACGCCGGCCTGCCCCGGGAAGTGGCCGACCGGAAGATCTACATGGCGAGCCCGGAGTACGTCGCGGAATACGCCCGGCGGATGGTCGAGGCCGGCGCCCGGTTCGTCGGCGGGTGCTGCGGCACCACGCCTGATCACACCAAAGCCATGAAGTCGTACGTGAGGTCGGTGGCGCCGCGGCATGTCAACGTGGTGTCCCCCACGGAGAACACCCCGGCCGGCGCCGACCCGATTCCGCTCGGCCAGCGGTCCCGGTACGGCGGCAAGTTGGCCCGGGGCGAGTTCATTACGACCGTGGAGATCGTCCCGCCCCGGGGCACCGACCCGGCCCCGATGTTCGACCAGTGCCGAGCCCTCAAAGCAGCCGGGGTCGACGCGGTCAACGTACCAGACGGGCCCCGGGCCCAAAGCCGGATGGGGGCACTCCTCTCGGGTTTGATGATCGAACGGGAAGTCGGGATCGAAACGGTCGTTCACTACGCCTGCCGCGACCGCAATCTGTTAGGCATGCTGTCCGACCTGTTAGGCGCCGCGGCGGCCGGACTCCGGAATCTGCTCTTGGTCACCGGTGATCCGCCCAAGATGGGGCCCTACCCCGACGCGACGGCGGTGTTCGACATCGACAGCATCGGGCTCACCAACTTGGTGGCGCAGCTCAATCGGGGCCTCGATCCCGGCCGGAATCCGTTGGGCAAACCGACCAGCTTCGTCATTGGCGTCGGCTGCAATCCGGCCACCGTCGATCCGGAACGGGAACTCCGCCGCCTGGCCTGGAAGGTCGAGGCGGGAGCCGAATTCGCGATTACCCAGCCGGTGTTCGATGTGGCCCAACTGGACCGGTTCCTGAAGCAGGTTGAGTCATTCAAGATCCCGATCATCGCCGGGATCTGGCCGTTGGTGTCACTCCGGAATGCCGAGTTCCTGGCCAACGAAGTCCCCGGCGTCACCGTCCCGGAGTCGGTCCTGACACGGATGCGGATCGCGAGCGATAAGGGGAAGGAAGCGGCGCTGGCGGAGGGGGTGTTGATTGGCCGGGAAATGCTGGCGGCCGTGCGCGATCGGGTCCAAGGGGCCCAGGTGTCGGCACCGCTCGGGCGGGTGCCGGTGGTGCTCGATGTCCTGGCCGGAAGCCGGGTCGGGTAA
- a CDS encoding VOC family protein: MINQMHSVAVFVNDLDRAIAFYRDTLGLAVNKQGSFGAEFLEAPPHLGVHPAGHPDAKAMVGRHTGITFFVPGLLHLCGELHAKGVTFVSEPTQMAWGVMAMIADPDGNIFALWEDQLPGQEPA; this comes from the coding sequence ATGATCAATCAAATGCACTCGGTCGCGGTGTTCGTGAATGACCTCGACCGTGCCATCGCTTTCTATCGGGACACGTTGGGCCTCGCCGTCAACAAGCAGGGCTCGTTCGGCGCCGAGTTCCTCGAAGCCCCGCCGCACTTGGGCGTCCACCCCGCCGGGCATCCCGACGCGAAGGCCATGGTGGGCCGGCATACCGGCATCACGTTTTTCGTGCCGGGGTTGTTGCACCTCTGCGGTGAGCTGCACGCCAAAGGGGTCACCTTCGTGAGCGAACCCACCCAGATGGCCTGGGGTGTCATGGCGATGATCGCCGATCCCGACGGGAATATCTTCGCGCTCTGGGAGGACCAGCTTCCGGGCCAGGAACCTGCCTAA
- a CDS encoding SusC/RagA family TonB-linked outer membrane protein, whose amino-acid sequence MSIWMLKQWKGLALSALAVFAVASTAAAQAGTITGKVTDDATGAGLAGARIQVIGRQQFAISNPQGIYQIRSVSAGGYTLRIVMLGYGAQQKAVTVAAGQPTAVDWSLKPVPFQLEQIVVTATGEQFKRELGNTVATIEATQLVNQAQTPDLSTVLNGRIAGVTVIQNDGVAGSGSRIRIRGISSASLSNDPLLYVDGIRVTERGVPLSSYAGGGSPSFLNDINPEDIETIEVVKGPSASTLYGTQAANGVIRITTKRGKAGPAKWNVYTEHGLVEDKNNYLSVWYSKRQGAPGQCFPFQQALRQCTIAGLFSKDILRDPETSPLKAAYRSQYGVQINGGTDAARYFVGAEFEDQRGMFKMPTSEIAFLKTLRGADAVFPANQLEPNSLRKINLRGNLLVALSSKADVAVNTGFVNNDNLIPQTGDNLEGVFATATYGTADPAAASPFGFARPAYGFSNSTYRKSNHFIQSANLNFRPLNWLATRATVGLDYIGYEDQELARNGESCPFCGNGDGVRTLNRFQSYKYSADLGGTATFKLTKRIGSKTSVGGQYGKDNLTASLNLGQVLAPGAETFTGAANKTASELTVRSVTFGTYVEQQFSLDDRLFLTGAVRVDQNSSFGRNSRSATYPKIGGSFVVMEPRDAGLVSSFRMRAAYGASGQQPGALDAIQYYTGTTNAVFGGSAPGVSLGNLASFLAGLGNNNLRPERSKEIEAGFDAGFFRNRITLEATVYRKNTTDALVQRLLPGSLGSVGARTDNVGEVKNEGIEVSISARVLDKSSLQWDVQLELAGNRNRLVALGEGVPPITGFGYQQRPGYPLFGGWWPKIDSYSDANGDGFIDPSEVTVTDTAAFLGATIPARTASLNTNLSLFRGKLRIGGQVEYKGGFKSLEVSTMFQCLFVQNCQYLTDPKTSLFNQARSVGGVFGDWAEDASFVRLKEANVAFTLPSKWARAVGSSNVVATLTGRNLLHYLPNFGGWDSEINTQAGGSGDGPNYNFVQPGQPRFITFRLQLTY is encoded by the coding sequence ATGAGCATCTGGATGTTGAAGCAGTGGAAGGGCCTGGCCCTTTCGGCGCTGGCGGTCTTCGCCGTGGCATCGACGGCGGCGGCGCAGGCCGGGACCATCACAGGCAAGGTGACCGACGACGCGACTGGTGCCGGGCTTGCCGGCGCCCGGATCCAAGTCATCGGACGTCAGCAGTTCGCGATTTCGAACCCCCAGGGCATCTACCAGATCCGGAGCGTGTCGGCTGGTGGGTACACCCTCCGGATCGTGATGCTTGGGTACGGCGCCCAGCAGAAGGCGGTCACGGTCGCGGCCGGGCAGCCGACGGCGGTCGACTGGTCGCTCAAGCCGGTTCCCTTCCAGCTCGAGCAAATCGTCGTCACGGCCACCGGGGAACAGTTCAAGCGTGAGTTGGGCAACACGGTGGCCACCATCGAGGCCACTCAGTTGGTGAACCAGGCCCAGACCCCGGACTTGAGCACGGTGCTGAACGGCCGAATTGCCGGCGTCACGGTCATCCAGAACGACGGCGTGGCCGGCAGCGGCTCCCGAATCCGGATACGAGGCATCAGCTCCGCGTCGCTCAGCAACGATCCGCTCCTCTATGTCGACGGGATTCGGGTTACCGAGCGGGGCGTACCGTTGAGCAGCTACGCCGGCGGGGGCTCGCCCTCGTTCTTGAACGACATCAACCCCGAGGACATCGAGACCATCGAAGTCGTCAAGGGTCCGTCGGCGTCCACCCTCTATGGGACCCAAGCGGCCAACGGGGTCATCCGGATCACGACCAAACGGGGCAAGGCCGGGCCGGCGAAGTGGAATGTCTATACCGAACACGGGCTGGTCGAGGACAAGAACAACTACCTCTCGGTCTGGTACTCCAAGAGGCAGGGCGCGCCGGGGCAGTGCTTCCCCTTCCAGCAGGCGCTCCGTCAGTGTACCATCGCCGGGCTCTTCAGCAAGGATATTCTGCGGGATCCCGAGACCTCCCCGCTCAAGGCGGCCTATCGGTCCCAGTACGGCGTCCAGATCAACGGCGGGACCGACGCGGCCCGGTATTTCGTCGGCGCGGAATTCGAGGACCAGCGGGGCATGTTCAAGATGCCGACCTCGGAAATCGCCTTCCTCAAGACGTTGCGCGGGGCCGACGCGGTCTTTCCGGCCAATCAGCTCGAACCCAATAGCCTTCGGAAGATCAACCTCCGCGGCAACCTGTTGGTTGCGCTGTCGAGCAAGGCTGATGTGGCGGTGAATACTGGGTTCGTCAACAACGACAACTTGATCCCGCAAACCGGCGACAACTTGGAAGGCGTCTTCGCCACCGCCACCTACGGCACCGCCGATCCGGCGGCCGCGAGCCCGTTCGGCTTTGCCCGGCCGGCGTACGGTTTTTCCAACAGTACTTATCGGAAGTCCAACCACTTCATTCAGAGCGCCAACCTCAACTTCAGGCCGCTCAACTGGCTGGCGACCCGCGCCACTGTTGGGCTCGACTATATCGGTTATGAGGACCAGGAGTTGGCCCGGAACGGCGAATCCTGCCCCTTCTGCGGCAACGGCGACGGCGTTCGGACCCTGAACCGGTTCCAGAGCTACAAGTATTCAGCCGACTTGGGCGGCACGGCGACCTTCAAGCTGACCAAACGGATCGGTTCGAAGACCTCGGTCGGCGGCCAGTACGGGAAGGACAACCTGACCGCGTCGCTCAACCTCGGCCAAGTGTTGGCGCCCGGCGCCGAAACCTTTACCGGCGCGGCGAACAAGACGGCGAGTGAATTGACCGTCAGGAGCGTGACCTTCGGGACCTACGTCGAACAGCAGTTCAGCTTGGATGACCGGCTCTTCTTGACCGGGGCGGTTCGGGTCGACCAGAACAGTTCGTTCGGCCGGAATAGTCGCTCGGCGACCTATCCGAAGATCGGCGGGTCCTTCGTCGTGATGGAACCCCGTGACGCCGGGCTGGTGAGTTCGTTCCGGATGCGGGCGGCGTATGGCGCGTCGGGCCAGCAGCCCGGCGCGCTCGATGCCATCCAGTACTACACCGGCACCACGAATGCCGTATTCGGTGGGTCGGCTCCAGGCGTGAGCCTCGGCAACCTGGCGAGTTTCCTGGCCGGGCTGGGCAATAATAACCTGCGACCGGAACGGTCGAAGGAGATCGAGGCCGGCTTTGACGCCGGGTTCTTCCGGAATCGGATTACTCTCGAAGCCACGGTGTACCGGAAGAACACTACTGACGCGCTGGTCCAGCGGCTGCTGCCGGGATCGTTGGGTTCGGTCGGGGCGCGGACCGACAACGTCGGCGAGGTGAAGAACGAGGGGATCGAAGTTTCGATCTCGGCTCGGGTCCTCGACAAGTCGAGCCTGCAGTGGGACGTGCAGCTCGAGTTGGCGGGTAACCGCAACCGGCTCGTGGCCCTCGGTGAAGGGGTGCCCCCGATCACCGGGTTTGGATACCAGCAGCGGCCCGGCTATCCGCTTTTCGGCGGTTGGTGGCCGAAGATCGACTCGTATTCCGATGCGAACGGCGACGGCTTCATCGATCCGAGCGAAGTCACTGTCACGGACACGGCGGCGTTCCTGGGCGCGACGATCCCGGCTCGGACCGCCAGTTTGAACACCAACTTGTCGCTCTTCAGGGGCAAGCTCCGGATCGGCGGGCAGGTCGAATACAAGGGCGGCTTCAAGTCACTCGAAGTGAGCACGATGTTCCAGTGCCTCTTCGTCCAGAACTGCCAGTACCTGACCGATCCGAAAACTTCCCTGTTCAATCAGGCCCGGTCGGTCGGCGGGGTCTTCGGAGACTGGGCCGAGGATGCCTCCTTCGTCCGGCTCAAGGAGGCGAACGTTGCCTTCACCCTGCCGTCGAAGTGGGCCCGGGCCGTGGGATCGTCCAACGTGGTGGCGACCCTTACCGGCCGGAATCTGCTCCACTATCTGCCGAACTTCGGCGGCTGGGACTCGGAGATCAACACCCAGGCTGGCGGTTCGGGCGACGGGCCGAACTACAACTTTGTCCAGCCCGGCCAGCCCCGGTTCATCACGTTCCGTCTCCAACTCACCTACTAG
- the dacB gene encoding D-alanyl-D-alanine carboxypeptidase/D-alanyl-D-alanine-endopeptidase, translating to MARGMSRALLSLTLIGAAASNAAAQMSIDSTLSLQQQLETWFRDASRRAPGTWGIAIADNQGRLLWGVQPTRTLIPASTVKLFTTGFARSVLGSDARKTTRVVGTGAVDPATGVWNGSWALELNGDPTLEHRGPEVTSLTDLATQLAARGIRRLTGPLTVTSALGRAEAAFPSTWSVRHRGRLFAPLVGNLTIHDNVVVASLAPGSRVGRPVQLVGTAPAGVGQLFTITAKTTKGRRSRLRIEPQANGRYLVAGTLGISARPRSITRVASDTRTLLEAVWSAALTDAGIEWTTTPGLIGRTVPATGVMAEVHSPVLDSIASEINRRSLNLGAELLLKWAGGGDPTPADRLTAHVQQITGEYSGVRLVDGSGLSDLNRVSPYTFVSYLARFPLAPGGRNFPMLLPPNGSGTLYRLASGLPQRGVVRAKTGTLGNVSTLVGYLGRPDGVLLISLMYNGGRVAAARQAQWRLFRTLGAEGIVIPADSLDVDGRLGGDGPP from the coding sequence ATGGCACGAGGTATGTCGCGGGCTCTGCTGTCTCTGACACTGATTGGGGCCGCCGCATCGAACGCGGCGGCCCAAATGTCGATCGACAGCACCCTGAGTCTCCAGCAGCAGCTAGAGACCTGGTTCCGCGATGCTTCCCGGAGGGCTCCAGGCACCTGGGGCATCGCAATTGCCGACAATCAAGGTCGTTTGCTGTGGGGCGTTCAACCCACCCGGACGCTGATTCCCGCCTCGACCGTCAAGCTGTTCACAACTGGATTTGCCCGTAGTGTCCTCGGCAGTGACGCCCGCAAAACGACCCGCGTGGTCGGCACCGGCGCGGTCGATCCAGCCACGGGAGTGTGGAACGGCAGCTGGGCGCTGGAGCTCAACGGCGATCCAACCCTCGAGCATCGAGGGCCGGAAGTCACCAGTTTGACCGATCTCGCCACCCAACTCGCCGCCCGGGGCATTCGGCGGTTGACCGGGCCACTCACAGTGACGAGCGCCCTCGGGCGCGCCGAAGCAGCATTCCCATCCACCTGGTCGGTCCGGCACCGAGGGCGGCTCTTCGCACCGCTGGTCGGCAATCTGACCATCCACGACAATGTCGTCGTCGCGTCCCTCGCGCCCGGAAGCCGGGTGGGCCGGCCGGTTCAGTTGGTCGGCACCGCGCCGGCCGGAGTCGGCCAGCTGTTCACGATCACCGCCAAGACCACCAAGGGACGCCGCTCCCGGCTTCGCATCGAACCGCAGGCCAACGGGCGGTATCTCGTGGCGGGAACGTTAGGAATCAGTGCCCGGCCCCGTTCGATTACCCGGGTGGCCTCCGATACCCGGACCCTGCTGGAGGCCGTGTGGTCCGCGGCGCTTACCGATGCCGGGATCGAATGGACCACCACCCCGGGCCTGATCGGCCGCACCGTCCCCGCAACCGGCGTTATGGCCGAAGTCCACTCGCCAGTGTTGGACTCGATCGCCAGTGAGATCAACCGGCGGAGCCTCAACTTGGGGGCCGAGCTCCTGCTCAAGTGGGCCGGCGGCGGCGACCCGACCCCGGCTGATCGCCTCACCGCCCACGTCCAGCAAATCACCGGTGAATACAGCGGAGTTCGACTGGTCGACGGCAGCGGCTTGTCCGACCTGAACCGGGTTTCCCCGTACACGTTTGTGTCCTATCTGGCTCGGTTTCCGTTGGCGCCCGGCGGCCGGAACTTCCCGATGCTGCTGCCTCCGAACGGTTCAGGAACGCTCTACCGGCTCGCCAGCGGGCTTCCACAGCGCGGCGTGGTCCGGGCCAAGACCGGGACCCTCGGCAATGTCTCCACGCTGGTCGGCTATCTGGGCCGGCCTGATGGGGTCCTCTTGATTTCGCTGATGTACAACGGCGGGCGGGTGGCGGCGGCCCGACAGGCCCAGTGGCGGCTGTTCCGGACGCTGGGCGCCGAAGGCATCGTCATTCCGGCGGATTCCCTGGACGTCGACGGCCGACTGGGTGGCGACGGACCTCCGTAA
- a CDS encoding ArsR family transcriptional regulator, protein MPNPAWRSLCNHTVTKEHPVFGAIADPTRRAILDSLRIKERPAGEIVALFPVSRPAVSKHLRILRPAGLVRERRVGRSRMYSLAPEPLREVEQWLEHYRVFWAFGWVYFLGELVKVVEQTGTT, encoded by the coding sequence TTGCCAAATCCAGCCTGGCGCTCATTATGTAACCATACGGTTACTAAAGAACATCCGGTCTTCGGTGCCATCGCCGATCCGACTCGTCGGGCCATTCTCGATTCCCTCCGAATCAAGGAGCGTCCGGCCGGCGAAATCGTGGCCCTCTTTCCGGTCAGCCGGCCGGCGGTCTCGAAGCACCTCCGGATCCTCCGGCCGGCCGGGTTGGTCCGCGAGCGGCGGGTGGGGCGGTCGCGGATGTATTCGCTGGCGCCCGAACCACTGCGGGAGGTGGAACAGTGGCTCGAACACTACCGGGTCTTCTGGGCGTTCGGGTGGGTCTACTTCCTCGGCGAGCTGGTGAAGGTGGTCGAACAGACGGGGACCACGTGA
- the queG gene encoding tRNA epoxyqueuosine(34) reductase QueG gives MRRPCRRSKMWSGLPAGAGRPCGFDHPAVVTLREEILAEASRLGFLACGVASLDPSRFGDALDTWLARGFGGTMRYLHRQAKKRKNPALIVEGAVRAVVVLDSYLPRHSADGAGRVPSAERRVPRIAKYARGRDYHLELGERLGELSRFLIERGATVARAFADAGPVPERELAARAGLGWIGKNTMLIRPGTGSFFFIGSVLTDLPLEVDRPFETDHCGTCTRCLDACPTDALVEPRTLDATRCISYLTIEHKPDPDPELARQFQGWAFGCDICNDVCPWNERFAAATDRSAYQDRGDIPLDDPDFFERLDAAGFAARFADTPLERPGLVRMRRNFATAYQSLEP, from the coding sequence ATGAGGCGGCCGTGCCGCCGGTCGAAGATGTGGTCCGGTTTGCCCGCTGGCGCCGGGAGACCATGCGGCTTTGACCACCCGGCAGTCGTGACCCTCCGCGAGGAGATCCTGGCCGAAGCGTCCCGCCTCGGCTTCTTGGCGTGCGGCGTCGCGAGTCTCGATCCCAGCCGGTTCGGCGATGCCCTCGATACCTGGCTGGCCCGCGGGTTCGGCGGCACGATGCGCTACCTCCACCGCCAAGCCAAGAAACGGAAGAACCCCGCCCTGATCGTGGAGGGCGCCGTTCGCGCCGTGGTCGTCCTCGATAGTTACTTGCCTCGGCACTCGGCTGACGGGGCCGGCCGAGTGCCGAGCGCCGAGCGCCGAGTGCCGAGGATCGCCAAATATGCTCGGGGGCGGGATTACCATCTCGAGTTGGGGGAGCGGCTTGGTGAGTTGAGCCGGTTTCTGATCGAGCGAGGGGCGACGGTGGCGCGGGCGTTTGCGGACGCGGGGCCGGTGCCGGAGCGGGAGTTGGCCGCGCGGGCGGGGCTTGGGTGGATCGGAAAGAACACCATGCTGATTCGGCCGGGGACCGGGTCGTTCTTCTTCATTGGGAGCGTGTTGACGGACCTGCCTCTCGAGGTCGACCGGCCGTTCGAGACCGATCATTGCGGCACCTGTACCCGGTGCCTGGACGCCTGCCCGACGGATGCCCTGGTCGAACCGCGAACCCTCGACGCGACCCGGTGCATTTCATATCTCACCATCGAGCACAAACCGGACCCCGATCCCGAACTCGCCCGGCAGTTCCAAGGGTGGGCCTTCGGCTGCGACATCTGCAACGATGTCTGCCCGTGGAATGAACGATTTGCCGCGGCCACCGATCGGTCCGCCTATCAGGACCGGGGCGACATCCCCTTGGACGACCCCGACTTCTTCGAACGACTCGACGCGGCCGGTTTTGCGGCCCGGTTTGCCGATACGCCACTCGAGCGGCCCGGCCTCGTCCGGATGCGCCGCAACTTCGCCACTGCCTACCAATCTCTCGAGCCATGA